From the genome of Nisaea sediminum:
CGCCGCCGGGATTACCACCACGCCCGGATGGAACAGCCCGTCCCGGTAGATATCGTCGAACTCGACGGTGTGCGACGCGGCCCCGTTAATCAGTGCCGCCGCCCGCGCCGTCGCATGACGGCCCGACGGAACAATCCTGCACATTCCCCGGTCGAGATCCTCGGCGATCGCGTTCTCGAGAAGAGTTGCTGGTGGCAGAACCCCTCCCGGCACCGCAGCGGCGAACCAGTCCAGCACGCAGCGCCGGGCATGATGACGCGTGCTATCCGGCAGTTGCGTCTTATCAAGGCCGGCGACAAAACCGGCGAAAGTCTCGATCGGGCTCTTTGCGGCCATTTTTCATGCTCCCTCTCCCGCGTTCAGCAGCCAAGCTTGTCGGCGACGCCTTCCATGGACTCCGCGATGACGTCGAAATCGTGCTCGGCCTTGAAATCGACCGTCTGCTCAGGTCCGTATTCGGTCGGCCGGGCGATGAAGGCCGTCTTGAGTCCGAGATCCCGGGCGGCGACCAGATCGCTGTTGTGCGCGGCGACCATCATGCATTCCTCGGGCGCCAGATGCAGCAGGCGGCAGCCGGTCAGATAGGTCTCCGGCTGCGGCTTGTAGCTCTGCGAAATTTCGGCGCCGAGGATCATGTCCCACGGCAGTCCGCCGTTCTTCGCCATATTGACCATGAGGGCGACGTTGCCGTTGGACATGGTGGCGATGATGAACTTCTTCTTCAGCCGCGTCAGTCCCGGCACGCTGTCCGGCCATGGCGAAAGCCGATGCCAGGCCCGATTCAGGTCGTCTATCTCGGCGTCGCTCAGGCTGTCGACACCGAACTCGTCCAGCACCTCCAGCAGATTTTCCCGATGCAGCGTGTCCAGCGCGACGAATCCCCGGTTTCCGGACCGGATCGCCTTCATCGCCGGCTGGTAGCGCCGGCGCCAAGCCAGCGCGAAGGCCTGACCGTCGATACCGAGCCCCTTCTCATCGGACAGCCGGTCAACTTCGCAAGCGATGCTGTTGCGCCAGTCGACCACGGTCCCGAAGACATCGAAGAATAGCGCTTTAACCATGAGCCGTTCATCCTCCCAGAATTATTGTTGCGTTCCCGTACTCCGGAAAAGCCTCTGCCGTATTGCACAGATTCCTTGACCGGAAATCGAAAGCCGGGACAATGGTATACAGTTCGTACGGCTGGAAGACCGGGAAACAACGGTTAGCAGACCGACGAAAGGGTAGGCGAACGGAGGAACGTCAGGCAACGCTCCCAAATGGCAAGAGTCTCTTCTTCGCTATGCGAAGAAGCGTTGCTGCGCGTGACCAACCGCGCCTCTCAAACAAAAAAATTCCGTATGTAGGGAAGGAGTTACGTCCATGAAGAAGTTTTGGCGGTCTACCGCCACCACAGCGCTGGCCATCGGTGTCGCGGCCCTCTTCGGCCCCGCCGCCGCGAAGGCCGAAACACCGCAATACGGTGACGAACTGCGCATGGTGGTCGGCTCGAATAT
Proteins encoded in this window:
- a CDS encoding haloacid dehalogenase type II, with the protein product MVKALFFDVFGTVVDWRNSIACEVDRLSDEKGLGIDGQAFALAWRRRYQPAMKAIRSGNRGFVALDTLHRENLLEVLDEFGVDSLSDAEIDDLNRAWHRLSPWPDSVPGLTRLKKKFIIATMSNGNVALMVNMAKNGGLPWDMILGAEISQSYKPQPETYLTGCRLLHLAPEECMMVAAHNSDLVAARDLGLKTAFIARPTEYGPEQTVDFKAEHDFDVIAESMEGVADKLGC